From the Ilumatobacteraceae bacterium genome, the window GAAGCTGGGCGGTGAGCGGGCGTGGCTGTATGGGATCGCATCGAATCTGCTGCGTCGTCATTGGCGAACCGAGCAGCGCCGCTTACGAGCGCAGCTTCGACATGCCGGTAGCGATCGGGTTCCTGGTGATCCTCTGATCGCGGTGGATGCCCGGGTCGACGCCGAGCGAAGGTGGGGGCAGGTGATAGCGGCGGTGGAGGACCTCGAACCCGAGGACCGGGACTTGCTGGTGTTGATCGCGTGGGAGCGCTGCACGAGCGGCGAGGCAGCCCAGGCCCTCGGGATCCCTGCCGGCACTGTGCGATCGCGACTGAGTCGGATCCGCACCCAGCTACGCAATGAGCGAGGAGCACCACAATGAACGAGTTGCAAACCTTTGAAGCCCTTCGCCCGGAGATCCGACCGTTGACGCCAGAGGATCGGGCGGCGATGCGTACCGAGGTGTTCGGGGGTGCAGGCGACGGTGTCGGTTCGGTCTTCGGGACCACCGGTGGCGTGTCGTCTGCGGGCGATGCTGAATTGGCCGATCTTTACTCGATGCGGTTCGATCTCGAACACGGCGTCGAATCGAGCGCGGCACACTCGGCAGGTCGGTCGTGGCTGACGGTGGCGGCTGCGTTGGTTGCAGTCGCCGGTGTTGTCGGTGTGTGGGCGGCGATCGCGAACCGTGGCGTGGACGATCGACGCGCGCCCGCGCAGCAGCCCGTGACGAGCCCTGCTGTCACGGAGGTTTCGGCTGCTCCGGCGACGACTACCTCGATCGTGTCAAGCGTCGGTGATGTTCTGCCTGGCACAGTTCTGACCGGGAACGTGATGACTGTGCCCGAGTCGGAATCGGACTACTACGAGCCGCCGTGGGACCCGATCCCCCTCGCCGCAGGCACAATCGGTTGGTTCGACGCCGGCGAGAACCTGCCTGACGAGATTCGAGCACTCGGCGACGGTGACGGCGCACCGAGCATCGAGGCAACGGCCGGGTTCTTTGTGTGTCGCGAGTGGACGCTTTCGGGTGGCCTTCCAAGGTGTAGCGCGCTCGGCGGTGGCAACGGGATCGAACACGTCGACTATGGCGAACGGCTCGGTATCGGCGTTGAGCTCGGCGACACCGACGCACGCACCCAACTCTGGGCTCAAGCACAGGGCTCGCTGTGGGGGATGGACACTGTCACCGATCCACCTGAACCGACGGTTCTCGACGTTGGCCGCACCGACGGCTACAGCTATCGCGAGGGTGATCACGCCTACCTGGTGTGGGAGTACCAGCCTGGAGTCGTGGTCTGGTTGCACAGCCGCGGTCTCGACGACACCCAACTCGCCAACATCGCCGCTGGGGTCCATCCCGTCGAACTCCCGACCGAGCTCCCGCTACTGCTGCAACTCGATCAACCGATCTCGACCGAGCTCGGACCGGGCAGCAACTCGTCGAACTCCGCGCTCAAACTCGGCTACCTCGACGGTCAACCGTGCATCGGTTTCGAACTCTGGGAGCACTGCACCATTCCTGACCAGCCCGCCGTGTTCGGGACCGCGGTATGGGGGGACGGCAAAGCCGACCGCTACGCCGCTGTCGCCCCGACCGGCACCGGCGACGCGCTACGCGTCAACACCGACACTCAAGGCTGGCTGACGATCCCACTCGAGCCGACCGAGTTCGGGTTCGACGTCGCCACCTGGAGCGGTGACACAGGAGACCGCCTCCTCGAGGCCGGACTCGTCGACATCGCCGGCGACACGATCGTCGCAACCGGCCCGCTCAGCCCCGTGCCGGGCCGCGACGACGACACCGTCGTTGCCGAAGGACACACCGAAGTCGCCTGGATCGTGCATCGCCAAGACCCCGACGACCCAAACCCCGCCAACATGGTCTACAACCCTGGCGACGACTCCGCCGTGGACCCGTACTGCCTGCTGCTCTCGGGTCCGTCGGAGTTCACACCGCTCTGCCCTCCGGACAATCCGCCCACCAGCGGCATCGGCCAACGCGCCGACTACCACAACCTTCTCGACCTCGCCGAGATCGCGGCGGACGTCACCAAGATCACCTGCGCGACGTCCGAAATGCCGATCTTCACCGACCCTCGAATAGACGACCGACGCTTCGCCGTCCTCACCTGCGACACCCCCACAATCACTCCGTAATCAACCCGGAAGGCGGCCGAACACGGGTGGCCGCTCCACTGGCGGCGGGGCCAGACAGCGTGATCACCAACAGCCGAGCCGGGCTGAGACTCAGCAGCACAGACGTCGACGAACTCACCGAGCGACTCCAAGCGCTCGTGTACGACTTCGCACAACGACCCACAGGCCCCGACGGCATTCGCGTCCTTCTCATCACCACGCTGCACCGCCTCGACGCCCCCGAGAGCGGCGATAAGGATCGGTGAGTGCCGGTCGCCGGGACAGACGCGACCGGAGACTGTGCTCGATTGAACCGACAGGATCCGCTCGGTCATTCACCCGGATCGAGGCGGCCCAAGCCGGCCTAAGCCAGTACACGCGGCGGCCTGGTCATGCGGCCGCCGTCGAAGTCAAAGCCGTGCCGGCGATACCACCGCTCGGTCCGTTGACTTCGGTCACCAACGTCTTCAAGATCCGGCTGGAACATGCCAACCACGGTGAGCCTGTGATGATCGGCGTAGGCGCAGAGGTCAGTCAGTACGGCCGACCCGAGGCCTCGAGTCTCACGCTCGGGTTCGACCTTGATGTCTCCCAGCAGGATCGTTCGCTCGCCATACTCACCGACGAGCTTCAGGTCGTAGTTCGGCCATCCGCGAGCACGGCCTCGTATGTGGATCAGATTGTCGACAGGTTCGTCGTGCGGCCGACGGCCAAGTGGAATCCACAGGCGGAGGGGAGCAACCCGGGAGATCCCTCCGCTGCTC encodes:
- a CDS encoding RNA polymerase sigma factor; translated protein: MCDQIDSAVPRRGIDATRVVGGWFDLHVETIHSYVARRVGDEAARDVTAETFKVALEQFNRFDPKLGGERAWLYGIASNLLRRHWRTEQRRLRAQLRHAGSDRVPGDPLIAVDARVDAERRWGQVIAAVEDLEPEDRDLLVLIAWERCTSGEAAQALGIPAGTVRSRLSRIRTQLRNERGAPQ
- a CDS encoding GNAT family N-acetyltransferase produces the protein MIDALATLSETITRLRPDASNESELGAVNDQLVDVYRRLSSGGISRVAPLRLWIPLGRRPHDEPVDNLIHIRGRARGWPNYDLKLVGEYGERTILLGDIKVEPERETRGLGSAVLTDLCAYADHHRLTVVGMFQPDLEDVGDRSQRTERWYRRHGFDFDGGRMTRPPRVLA